The Streptomyces sp. NBC_00440 genome contains a region encoding:
- a CDS encoding MarR family winged helix-turn-helix transcriptional regulator, producing MDKGTVHDRPTEAVPVTGEASAEKAAAGLGSQLVRFSRLLTAHRRRTKIEQGAGERVLLARLVLDGEQRATDLATDTFLDLSTVSRQVRSMVERGLIERRPDPEDRRGALLHATEAGQAAFEAYRRQRDAELADLLRPWPPEDRYQLIRLMARLNDDLAEHEHARHCSGNHSEAAAKQGAKQA from the coding sequence ATGGATAAGGGGACGGTCCATGACCGCCCAACAGAGGCGGTCCCGGTCACCGGTGAAGCCAGTGCCGAGAAAGCCGCAGCCGGACTCGGGAGCCAGCTCGTACGGTTCTCCCGGCTGCTCACAGCCCACCGGCGCCGGACCAAGATCGAGCAGGGAGCCGGCGAGCGCGTGCTCCTGGCCCGGCTGGTGCTCGACGGCGAACAGCGAGCCACGGACCTGGCCACGGACACCTTCCTGGACCTGTCGACAGTCAGTCGGCAGGTGCGGTCGATGGTGGAGCGAGGCCTGATCGAGCGGCGCCCGGACCCGGAGGACCGGCGAGGTGCGTTGCTGCACGCGACCGAGGCCGGGCAAGCGGCGTTCGAGGCGTACCGGCGGCAGCGCGACGCAGAGCTGGCGGATCTCCTCAGGCCATGGCCACCGGAGGACCGGTACCAGCTCATCCGGCTGATGGCACGCCTCAACGACGACCTGGCAGAGCATGAACACGCACGTCACTGCT